One segment of Daphnia magna isolate NIES linkage group LG2, ASM2063170v1.1, whole genome shotgun sequence DNA contains the following:
- the LOC116917173 gene encoding uncharacterized protein LOC116917173 isoform X3 has protein sequence MCCDVTSINWLILSKIMDPPMPIVRPKRTIMKKLNFTFSNSALYGKRRGSVAAAINKVVKAAGKNNSTTSVPGGALTVRAENGLGPTTNNTEKTSSTRVPVYVPQIQGPAHAASLSQLIQGAALTVRPGNEMENGLGPSTNNTRRTSSTSLPVSDQRRTILSEAGLNRIVARTKPMTERFNGADLMSNGGVDNSHNPLHSELGDASLTFSSAAFLSSTPLRDRLSTPPRTAAPITGNLGQLPQEIINFMAESNAKKERLMSIVTTLATQKTTQAVPQDEADDMIDSLELPFNDFEEFLSFDEKLKNSSGFRKKFTNTFPYVTRVEEWED, from the exons ATGTGCTGCGACGTAACTAGTATTAATTGGCTCATCTTATCGAAAATAATGGATCCGCCTATGCCG ATCGTGAGGCCAAAAAGGACTATTATGAAAAAATTGAACTTCACGTTTTCGAATTCGGCATTATACG GTAAAAGGAGAGGTTCAGTAGCTGCTGCGATTAATAAGGTCGTCAAAGCAGCTGGTAAGAACAACTCAACAACATCGGTGCCAG GTGGTGCATTAACAGTGAGAGCGGAGAATGGATTGGGGCCAACCACCAACAACACAGAGAAAACCTCATCAACAAGAGTACCAGTTTACGTTCCACAAATTCAAGGACCAGCTCATGCAGCATCATTATCTCAATTAATCCAAG GTGCTGCTTTAACAGTCAGACCGGGGAATGAAATGGAAAATGGATTGGGGCCATCCACCAACAACACAAGGAGAACCTCATCAACATCATTACCAGTTTCTGATCAAAGAAGGACTATCCTTTCAGAAGCCGGACTAAATCGTATAGTGGCAAGAACCAAACCTATGACTGAACGTTTTAATG GCGCTGATTTAATGTCCAACGGTGGTGTCGACAACTCACACAACCCACTTCATTCTGAATTAG GTGATGCTTCCTTAACCTTTTCATCGGCTGCATTTCTTAGTTCTACTCCGTTAAGAGACAGACTTAGCACACCACCTCGCACAGCAGCACCAATTACCGGAAATCTCG GTCAATTACCGCAGGAAATTATTAACTTCATGGCTGAGTCTAACGCTAAAAAAGAGCGTTTGATGAGCATTGTTACGACGCTTGCCACACAGAAAACAACACAGGCAGTGCCACAGGACGAGGCCGATGATATGATAGATTCCTTGGAGCTTCCATTCAACGATTTTGAGGAATTTCTATCTTTTGACGAGAAACTTAAAAACAGTTCTGGGTTTCGTAAGAAATTT ACAAATACGTTTCCCTACGTTACTCGCGTCGAGGAATGGGAAGACTAA
- the LOC116917173 gene encoding uncharacterized protein LOC116917173 isoform X2: MCCDVTSINWLILSKIMDPPMPIVRPKRTIMKKLNFTFSNSALYGKRRGSVAAAINKVVKAAGGALTVRAENGLGPTTNNTEKTSSTRVPVYVPQIQGPAHAASLSQLIQGAALTVRPGNEMENGLGPSTNNTRRTSSTSLPVSDQRRTILSEAGLNRIVARTKPMTERFNGADLMSNGGVDNSHNPLHSELGDASLTFSSAAFLSSTPLRDRLSTPPRTAAPITGNLGQLPQEIINFMAESNAKKERLMSIVTTLATQKTTQAVPQDEADDMIDSLELPFNDFEEFLSFDEKLKNSSGFRKKFVNYLACMGGSSLKESYKFIFFHTIDKYVSLRYSRRGMGRLKKLPFEKTKFYKCLKRALGIRHPDKNGFQLKPMQEAITIFLKDAKDRKGGRQMRNRNKENVAENSSSSSSSSSSEDDD, translated from the exons ATGTGCTGCGACGTAACTAGTATTAATTGGCTCATCTTATCGAAAATAATGGATCCGCCTATGCCG ATCGTGAGGCCAAAAAGGACTATTATGAAAAAATTGAACTTCACGTTTTCGAATTCGGCATTATACG GTAAAAGGAGAGGTTCAGTAGCTGCTGCGATTAATAAGGTCGTCAAAGCAGCTG GTGGTGCATTAACAGTGAGAGCGGAGAATGGATTGGGGCCAACCACCAACAACACAGAGAAAACCTCATCAACAAGAGTACCAGTTTACGTTCCACAAATTCAAGGACCAGCTCATGCAGCATCATTATCTCAATTAATCCAAG GTGCTGCTTTAACAGTCAGACCGGGGAATGAAATGGAAAATGGATTGGGGCCATCCACCAACAACACAAGGAGAACCTCATCAACATCATTACCAGTTTCTGATCAAAGAAGGACTATCCTTTCAGAAGCCGGACTAAATCGTATAGTGGCAAGAACCAAACCTATGACTGAACGTTTTAATG GCGCTGATTTAATGTCCAACGGTGGTGTCGACAACTCACACAACCCACTTCATTCTGAATTAG GTGATGCTTCCTTAACCTTTTCATCGGCTGCATTTCTTAGTTCTACTCCGTTAAGAGACAGACTTAGCACACCACCTCGCACAGCAGCACCAATTACCGGAAATCTCG GTCAATTACCGCAGGAAATTATTAACTTCATGGCTGAGTCTAACGCTAAAAAAGAGCGTTTGATGAGCATTGTTACGACGCTTGCCACACAGAAAACAACACAGGCAGTGCCACAGGACGAGGCCGATGATATGATAGATTCCTTGGAGCTTCCATTCAACGATTTTGAGGAATTTCTATCTTTTGACGAGAAACTTAAAAACAGTTCTGGGTTTCGTAAGAAATTT GTTAATTACTTAGCCTGCATGGGGGGAAGCTCGTTGAAAGAGAGCtataagttcatttttttccacACCATAGACAAATACGTTTCCCTACGTTACTCGCGTCGAGGAATGGGAAGACTAAAAAAGCTGCCTTTTGAAAAGACGAAATTTTATAAATGTTTGAAAC GTGCATTGGGGATAAGACATCCTGATAAAAACGGGTTCCAGTTAAAGCCCATGCAAGAAGCGATCACGATCTTCCTTAAAGACGCAAAAGACCGTAAAGGAGGTCGACAAATGCGTAATCGAAACAAGGAAAACGTGGCTGAAAATTCCTCGTCGTCTTCGTCATCGTCTTCAAGCGAAGATGATGACTAA
- the LOC116917173 gene encoding uncharacterized protein LOC116917173 isoform X1, which translates to MCCDVTSINWLILSKIMDPPMPIVRPKRTIMKKLNFTFSNSALYGKRRGSVAAAINKVVKAAGKNNSTTSVPGGALTVRAENGLGPTTNNTEKTSSTRVPVYVPQIQGPAHAASLSQLIQGAALTVRPGNEMENGLGPSTNNTRRTSSTSLPVSDQRRTILSEAGLNRIVARTKPMTERFNGADLMSNGGVDNSHNPLHSELGDASLTFSSAAFLSSTPLRDRLSTPPRTAAPITGNLGQLPQEIINFMAESNAKKERLMSIVTTLATQKTTQAVPQDEADDMIDSLELPFNDFEEFLSFDEKLKNSSGFRKKFVNYLACMGGSSLKESYKFIFFHTIDKYVSLRYSRRGMGRLKKLPFEKTKFYKCLKRALGIRHPDKNGFQLKPMQEAITIFLKDAKDRKGGRQMRNRNKENVAENSSSSSSSSSSEDDD; encoded by the exons ATGTGCTGCGACGTAACTAGTATTAATTGGCTCATCTTATCGAAAATAATGGATCCGCCTATGCCG ATCGTGAGGCCAAAAAGGACTATTATGAAAAAATTGAACTTCACGTTTTCGAATTCGGCATTATACG GTAAAAGGAGAGGTTCAGTAGCTGCTGCGATTAATAAGGTCGTCAAAGCAGCTGGTAAGAACAACTCAACAACATCGGTGCCAG GTGGTGCATTAACAGTGAGAGCGGAGAATGGATTGGGGCCAACCACCAACAACACAGAGAAAACCTCATCAACAAGAGTACCAGTTTACGTTCCACAAATTCAAGGACCAGCTCATGCAGCATCATTATCTCAATTAATCCAAG GTGCTGCTTTAACAGTCAGACCGGGGAATGAAATGGAAAATGGATTGGGGCCATCCACCAACAACACAAGGAGAACCTCATCAACATCATTACCAGTTTCTGATCAAAGAAGGACTATCCTTTCAGAAGCCGGACTAAATCGTATAGTGGCAAGAACCAAACCTATGACTGAACGTTTTAATG GCGCTGATTTAATGTCCAACGGTGGTGTCGACAACTCACACAACCCACTTCATTCTGAATTAG GTGATGCTTCCTTAACCTTTTCATCGGCTGCATTTCTTAGTTCTACTCCGTTAAGAGACAGACTTAGCACACCACCTCGCACAGCAGCACCAATTACCGGAAATCTCG GTCAATTACCGCAGGAAATTATTAACTTCATGGCTGAGTCTAACGCTAAAAAAGAGCGTTTGATGAGCATTGTTACGACGCTTGCCACACAGAAAACAACACAGGCAGTGCCACAGGACGAGGCCGATGATATGATAGATTCCTTGGAGCTTCCATTCAACGATTTTGAGGAATTTCTATCTTTTGACGAGAAACTTAAAAACAGTTCTGGGTTTCGTAAGAAATTT GTTAATTACTTAGCCTGCATGGGGGGAAGCTCGTTGAAAGAGAGCtataagttcatttttttccacACCATAGACAAATACGTTTCCCTACGTTACTCGCGTCGAGGAATGGGAAGACTAAAAAAGCTGCCTTTTGAAAAGACGAAATTTTATAAATGTTTGAAAC GTGCATTGGGGATAAGACATCCTGATAAAAACGGGTTCCAGTTAAAGCCCATGCAAGAAGCGATCACGATCTTCCTTAAAGACGCAAAAGACCGTAAAGGAGGTCGACAAATGCGTAATCGAAACAAGGAAAACGTGGCTGAAAATTCCTCGTCGTCTTCGTCATCGTCTTCAAGCGAAGATGATGACTAA